CAGAGGATTACCTGGAACTTGCGAATTCCGCCTTTGAAAGTGAGAAATACGACGCTGCAATATTCCTCGCGGAACAGGCCCTTCAGCTCCACATAAAAGCCCTCTTAATCAAATATGCCGACCTGAGGATAAGGAGCCATTCACTGAGAGAGCTTTTGTATCGCCTTGGACAGGTCTTTAAACTGGAAGACCGCATCGAGGAGTTCATAAGGGCTAACAGGAAGCTCCTGCGGGAGCTTGAGGACGCTTACATCGAAACAAGATACGAGGCAAGGGTTTACTATAGGGAAGATGCAGAAGAACTCATCGAGTTCGTTGCCAGAGTTATGGACTTCGTGGAGGGCCTGGCTGATGAGTTCGAGAGAGGCAGTAATCTCCAGGATGATTGAGGACGGAAGAAAGCGCTACCTCATGATAAAGCACTACAGGAGATACCTCCCCGCGATAAAGCGCGCCTGCGAGGAAGTGTTTGGCCAGTGCGAACTCTACGTCTTCGGAAGCGTCTTAACCGGGAAGTTCACAGCCGGGAGCGACGTTGATCTCCTGATAAAGGTAAGAAAGGCCCCAAAAAACC
The sequence above is drawn from the Thermococcus pacificus genome and encodes:
- a CDS encoding HEPN domain-containing protein encodes the protein MHYEEVETLLRRSEDYLELANSAFESEKYDAAIFLAEQALQLHIKALLIKYADLRIRSHSLRELLYRLGQVFKLEDRIEEFIRANRKLLRELEDAYIETRYEARVYYREDAEELIEFVARVMDFVEGLADEFERGSNLQDD
- a CDS encoding nucleotidyltransferase domain-containing protein: MSSREAVISRMIEDGRKRYLMIKHYRRYLPAIKRACEEVFGQCELYVFGSVLTGKFTAGSDVDLLIKVRKAPKNLREKAELEVKIEELANLPYYHPFEFHIVDEEGFRRYVEVLKVNPVKVE